A single region of the Streptomyces caelestis genome encodes:
- a CDS encoding ATP-dependent DNA ligase: protein MLLHRLARVSQEVAATSARSRKTALLAELFRDAEGDDVPIVIPYLAGRLPQGRIGVGWKVLSRPVAPAAEPGLTVRELDARLSELAKVSGPGSQAERARLVGELMGAATEDEQRFLIGLLTGEVRQGALDAVAVEGLAQATGAPPADVRRAVMLAGSLQTVAEALLTDGPAALDRFRLTVGRPVWPMLAHSASSVAEAADKLGACAVEEKLDGIRVQVHRDGDTVRLYTRTLDDITDRLPEVTAAALELRGERFILDGEVISFDEGGRPRSFQETAGRVGSRTDVATAARAVPVSPVFFDALSVDGHDLLDLPFAERHAELARLVPEPMRVRRTTVSGPEDLHTAEEFLAETLKRGHEGVVAKALDAPYSAGRRGASWLKVKPVHTLDLVVLAAEWGHGRRTGKLSNLHLGARTADGGLAMLGKTFKGMTDAMLTWQTERLQQLAVDDDGHVVTVRPELVVEIAYDGLQRSTRYPAGVTLRFARVVRYREDKRPEDADTVETLLAAHPEVSP, encoded by the coding sequence ATGCTGTTGCACCGGCTGGCCCGAGTGTCCCAGGAGGTCGCCGCCACCTCGGCGCGGTCCCGGAAGACGGCCCTGCTCGCGGAGCTCTTCCGGGACGCTGAGGGGGATGACGTGCCGATCGTCATCCCGTACCTGGCGGGCCGGCTGCCGCAGGGCCGGATCGGCGTCGGCTGGAAGGTGCTGAGCCGCCCGGTCGCCCCCGCCGCCGAGCCGGGCCTGACCGTGCGGGAGCTGGACGCCCGGCTGTCGGAGCTGGCCAAGGTGTCCGGCCCCGGCTCCCAGGCGGAACGGGCCCGGCTGGTCGGGGAGTTGATGGGCGCGGCCACCGAGGACGAGCAGCGGTTCCTGATCGGGCTGCTCACCGGCGAGGTGCGGCAGGGCGCGCTGGACGCGGTCGCGGTCGAGGGACTGGCCCAGGCGACCGGGGCGCCCCCGGCGGACGTACGGCGGGCCGTGATGCTCGCCGGCTCCCTCCAGACGGTCGCCGAGGCGCTGCTGACGGACGGCCCCGCCGCCCTGGACCGCTTCCGCCTCACCGTCGGCCGTCCGGTCTGGCCGATGCTGGCGCACAGTGCCTCCTCCGTCGCCGAGGCGGCGGACAAGCTCGGCGCCTGCGCGGTCGAGGAGAAGCTGGACGGCATCCGCGTCCAGGTGCACCGGGACGGCGACACGGTACGGCTCTACACCCGCACCCTCGACGACATCACCGACCGCCTGCCCGAAGTGACGGCCGCCGCGCTGGAGTTGCGGGGCGAGCGGTTCATCCTCGACGGCGAGGTGATCTCCTTCGACGAGGGCGGCCGCCCCCGCTCGTTCCAGGAGACCGCCGGCCGCGTCGGCTCGCGCACGGACGTGGCGACGGCGGCACGCGCGGTGCCGGTCTCCCCCGTCTTCTTCGACGCGCTCTCCGTCGACGGCCACGATCTGCTCGACCTGCCGTTCGCCGAGCGGCACGCCGAGCTGGCCCGGCTGGTCCCCGAGCCGATGCGGGTGCGCCGTACGACGGTGTCCGGCCCGGAGGACCTGCACACGGCGGAGGAGTTCCTCGCCGAGACGCTGAAGCGCGGCCACGAGGGCGTCGTCGCCAAGGCGCTGGACGCCCCCTACAGCGCGGGCCGGCGCGGCGCGTCCTGGCTGAAGGTCAAGCCCGTCCACACCCTCGACCTGGTCGTCCTGGCCGCCGAGTGGGGCCACGGCCGCCGCACGGGCAAGCTCTCCAACCTCCATCTGGGCGCCCGCACCGCCGACGGCGGCCTCGCCATGCTCGGCAAGACCTTCAAGGGCATGACCGACGCGATGCTGACCTGGCAGACGGAACGGCTCCAGCAGCTCGCCGTCGACGACGACGGCCACGTCGTGACCGTCCGCCCGGAGCTCGTCGTCGAGATCGCCTACGACGGCCTCCAGCGCTCCACCCGCTACCCGGCCGGCGTCACCCTGCGCTTCGCCCGCGTCGTCCGCTACCGGGAGGACAAGCGCCCCGAGGACGCCGACACGGTCGAGACGCTGCTGGCCGCGCATCCGGAGGTGAGCCCGTGA
- a CDS encoding NUDIX domain-containing protein, which yields MKRSAGLLLFHHTDDGLEVLLGHMGGPFFARRDAGAWTIPKGEYEPDESAWAAARREFEEELGLSPPDGEGLPLGEVRQTGGKIVTAWAIEADLDPATIAPGTFRMEWPPRSGQLQEFPELDRVAWFGLDRGREVIVKAQAAFLDRLAEHSP from the coding sequence GTGAAGCGCAGTGCCGGTCTGCTGCTCTTCCACCACACCGACGACGGCCTCGAAGTGCTGCTCGGCCACATGGGCGGCCCGTTCTTCGCCCGGCGCGACGCCGGGGCGTGGACCATCCCCAAGGGCGAGTACGAGCCCGACGAGTCCGCCTGGGCGGCGGCCCGGCGCGAGTTCGAGGAGGAACTGGGGCTGTCCCCGCCCGACGGCGAGGGCCTCCCCCTGGGCGAGGTCCGGCAGACAGGCGGCAAGATCGTCACGGCCTGGGCGATCGAGGCGGACCTCGACCCGGCGACGATCGCGCCCGGCACGTTCCGGATGGAGTGGCCGCCGAGGTCGGGACAGCTCCAGGAGTTCCCCGAGCTGGACCGGGTGGCGTGGTTCGGGCTCGACCGGGGCCGCGAGGTGATCGTCAAGGCGCAGGCGGCGTTTCTCGACCGCCTGGCGGAGCACTCGCCCTGA
- a CDS encoding NADP-dependent succinic semialdehyde dehydrogenase, which produces MPIATVNPANGETLKTYEAMGEEEIERRLQLAEATFRTYRTTTFDERARLMRKAADLLEEDQQDIARVLTTEMGKPIQQARAEAAKCAKAMRWYADHAEELLADEEPSDTDVKDSGASRVRVRYRPLGPVLAVMPWNFPLWQVVRFAAPALMAGNVGLLKHASNVPQTALYLEDLFHRAGFTEGCFQTLLIGSAAVDDILRDERVKAATLTGSEPAGRAVASTAAEMIKKTVLELGGSDPFVVMPSADIDRAARVAVTARVQNTGQSCIAAKRFIVHTDVYDAFAERFAEGMKALKVGDPMAEETEVGPLSSEQGLRDVEELVDDAVRGGAEVLCGGERPDGPGWYYAPTVLAGITREMRIHREEAFGPVATLYRAADLDEAVLIANDSPFGLSSNVWTRDEAEVDRFVRDLEAGGVYVNGMTASHPAFPFGGVKRSGYGRELSGHGIREFCNITTVWHGA; this is translated from the coding sequence ATGCCCATCGCAACGGTGAACCCGGCGAACGGCGAGACGCTCAAGACGTACGAGGCCATGGGCGAGGAGGAGATCGAGCGCCGGCTCCAGCTCGCGGAGGCCACGTTCCGCACGTACCGGACGACGACGTTCGACGAGCGCGCCCGGCTGATGAGGAAGGCCGCCGACCTCCTCGAAGAGGACCAGCAGGACATCGCCCGCGTGCTGACCACCGAGATGGGCAAGCCGATCCAGCAGGCCCGGGCCGAGGCCGCGAAGTGCGCCAAGGCGATGCGCTGGTACGCCGACCACGCCGAGGAACTGCTCGCCGACGAGGAGCCCTCCGACACCGACGTGAAGGACTCCGGCGCCTCGCGGGTACGGGTGCGCTACCGGCCGCTGGGACCGGTGCTGGCGGTCATGCCGTGGAACTTCCCGCTGTGGCAGGTGGTCCGCTTCGCCGCGCCCGCCCTGATGGCCGGGAACGTGGGTCTGCTCAAGCACGCCTCGAACGTCCCCCAGACCGCCCTCTACCTGGAGGACCTGTTCCACCGGGCGGGCTTCACGGAGGGCTGCTTCCAGACCCTGCTGATCGGCTCAGCCGCGGTCGACGACATCCTGCGCGACGAGCGGGTCAAGGCGGCCACCCTCACCGGCAGCGAGCCCGCGGGCCGCGCGGTCGCCTCCACCGCCGCTGAGATGATCAAGAAGACGGTGCTGGAGCTGGGCGGCAGCGACCCCTTCGTCGTCATGCCCTCCGCCGACATCGACCGGGCCGCGCGGGTCGCGGTGACCGCGCGGGTGCAGAACACCGGGCAGTCCTGCATCGCCGCCAAGCGGTTCATCGTGCACACGGACGTCTACGACGCCTTCGCCGAGCGTTTCGCCGAGGGCATGAAGGCGCTGAAGGTCGGCGACCCGATGGCCGAGGAGACCGAGGTCGGGCCGCTCTCCAGCGAGCAGGGACTGCGCGACGTGGAGGAGCTGGTCGACGACGCGGTGCGCGGCGGTGCCGAAGTGCTGTGCGGTGGCGAACGGCCGGACGGGCCGGGCTGGTACTACGCGCCGACCGTCCTCGCCGGCATCACCCGGGAGATGCGCATCCACCGGGAGGAGGCGTTCGGACCGGTCGCCACGCTGTACCGGGCGGCCGACCTGGACGAGGCCGTACTGATCGCGAACGACTCGCCGTTCGGACTGAGTTCCAACGTGTGGACGCGGGACGAGGCCGAGGTGGACCGGTTCGTCCGGGACCTGGAGGCGGGCGGTGTGTACGTCAACGGGATGACGGCCTCGCATCCGGCATTCCCGTTCGGCGGAGTGAAGCGGTCCGGGTACGGGCGTGAGCTGTCCGGGCACGGAATCCGCGAGTTCTGCAACATCACGACCGTTTGGCACGGTGCGTGA
- a CDS encoding DUF6213 family protein, protein MNREVTLPLIVDDRGTLQVAAADVSKLLRTVGGRWVRLVEAGESGLDEDTVAELAIELAKLADRIDVACIAHSSGGAT, encoded by the coding sequence GTGAACCGCGAAGTGACTCTGCCTTTGATCGTCGACGACCGCGGGACCTTGCAGGTGGCTGCGGCCGATGTCAGCAAGCTGTTGCGGACGGTGGGGGGTCGGTGGGTGCGGCTGGTGGAGGCCGGGGAGTCGGGGCTCGACGAGGATACGGTCGCCGAGTTGGCCATTGAGCTGGCGAAACTGGCCGATCGTATTGATGTGGCGTGTATCGCGCACAGCAGTGGGGGTGCGACGTAG
- a CDS encoding transcriptional regulator, which translates to MRHPARDLLTTTTANLAPDPRSNALVPRIADGTAPLTTLAALALEQTWVIPADRRAFEHLAERSRVRDPEAAAFFITLAEGEVLAGERLVAFARACGVDEAGEASYEPLPGCQAYPAYVAWLALNASPADVVLALTANFSAWGGYCATIAEALRAHYGFTEEACAFFDFFAEPSPELDTLATAAVQAALDAGRLDEKRAHEHGRLLQVYEAMFWSTLGDPPS; encoded by the coding sequence ATGAGGCACCCGGCCCGGGACCTGCTGACGACGACCACCGCGAACCTCGCTCCGGACCCACGGTCCAACGCCTTGGTCCCCCGGATCGCCGACGGCACGGCACCCCTGACCACGCTCGCCGCCCTCGCCCTGGAACAGACGTGGGTGATCCCGGCGGACCGCCGGGCGTTCGAACATCTGGCGGAGCGCTCCCGCGTGAGGGACCCGGAGGCCGCGGCCTTCTTCATCACGCTCGCGGAGGGCGAGGTGCTGGCCGGTGAGCGACTGGTGGCCTTTGCGCGAGCGTGCGGTGTGGACGAGGCGGGGGAGGCGTCGTACGAGCCGCTTCCTGGTTGCCAGGCCTACCCCGCGTACGTCGCCTGGCTGGCCCTCAACGCCTCACCGGCGGACGTCGTCCTGGCCCTGACCGCCAACTTCTCCGCGTGGGGCGGCTATTGCGCGACGATCGCCGAGGCCCTGCGTGCCCATTACGGCTTCACGGAGGAGGCGTGCGCCTTCTTCGACTTCTTCGCGGAGCCGTCACCCGAGCTGGACACGCTGGCGACGGCAGCGGTGCAGGCGGCTCTGGACGCCGGGCGCCTCGACGAGAAACGAGCACATGAACACGGCCGCCTGCTTCAGGTATACGAGGCGATGTTCTGGTCCACGCTGGGGGACCCGCCCTCTTAG
- a CDS encoding acyl-CoA dehydrogenase family protein codes for MAEFTMELNDEQKEVRDWLHGFAADVIRPAAAEWDEREETPWPVIQEAAKVGIYSLDFYAQQYFDPTGLGIPMAMEELFWGDAGIALSIVGTGLAAVGVLANGTEEQIGTWIPQMYGDANDVKVAAFCSSEPDAGSDVASMRTRAVYDEAKDEWVINGTKTWATNGGIANVHVVVAVVDAELGSKGHASFIIPPGTEGLSQGQKFKKHGIRASHTAEVVLDNVRVPGSCLLGGKEKLDERLARAREKAKQGGERVKNAAMATFEASRPAVGAMAVGTARAAYEVALDYAKTREQFGRPVIDNQGVAFQLADMRTSIDAARLLVWRASWMAVNGKPFTAAEGSMSKLFASETAKKVTAQAIQILGGNGYTREYPVERMHRDAAIYTIFEGTSEIQRLVIARTLSGMTIR; via the coding sequence ATGGCCGAGTTCACCATGGAGCTCAACGACGAACAGAAGGAGGTCCGCGACTGGCTGCACGGCTTCGCCGCCGATGTGATCCGCCCCGCGGCCGCCGAATGGGACGAGCGTGAGGAGACTCCCTGGCCGGTCATCCAGGAGGCCGCCAAGGTCGGCATCTACTCCCTGGACTTCTACGCCCAGCAGTACTTCGACCCCACCGGCCTCGGCATACCCATGGCGATGGAGGAGCTGTTCTGGGGCGACGCGGGCATCGCCCTGTCCATCGTCGGCACCGGTCTCGCCGCCGTCGGCGTCCTCGCCAACGGCACCGAGGAGCAGATCGGCACCTGGATCCCGCAGATGTACGGCGACGCCAATGATGTCAAGGTCGCCGCCTTCTGCTCCTCCGAGCCCGACGCCGGCTCCGACGTGGCCTCCATGCGCACCCGGGCCGTCTACGACGAGGCCAAGGACGAGTGGGTGATCAACGGCACCAAGACCTGGGCGACCAACGGCGGTATCGCCAACGTCCATGTCGTGGTCGCGGTGGTCGACGCGGAGCTCGGCTCCAAGGGGCACGCCTCCTTCATCATCCCGCCGGGCACCGAGGGGCTGTCCCAGGGCCAGAAGTTCAAGAAGCACGGCATCCGTGCCTCGCACACCGCCGAGGTCGTCCTGGACAACGTGCGCGTTCCCGGCTCCTGCCTGCTCGGCGGCAAGGAGAAGCTGGACGAGCGGCTCGCCCGGGCGCGGGAGAAGGCCAAGCAGGGCGGGGAGCGCGTGAAGAACGCGGCGATGGCCACGTTCGAGGCGTCGCGCCCGGCGGTCGGGGCCATGGCGGTCGGTACCGCCCGGGCCGCGTACGAGGTCGCCCTCGACTACGCCAAGACGCGGGAGCAGTTCGGCCGGCCGGTCATCGACAACCAGGGCGTGGCGTTCCAGCTCGCGGACATGCGCACGTCCATCGACGCGGCCCGGCTCCTCGTCTGGCGCGCCTCCTGGATGGCGGTCAACGGCAAGCCGTTCACGGCGGCCGAGGGCTCGATGTCCAAGCTGTTCGCGAGCGAGACGGCCAAGAAGGTCACCGCCCAGGCGATCCAGATCCTGGGCGGTAACGGCTACACGCGGGAGTACCCGGTGGAGCGGATGCACCGGGACGCGGCGATCTACACGATCTTCGAAGGCACCAGCGAGATCCAGCGCCTGGTGATCGCGCGGACGCTGTCGGGCATGACGATCCGGTAA
- a CDS encoding TetR family transcriptional regulator: protein MDTTQRTDQQRSADRRRRELLEAADRVVLRDGPQASMNAIAAEAGITKPILYRHFGDKGGLYAALAKRHTDALLDSLRAALDAPAERRERVEATLDTYLAAIEARPQVYRFLMHPAEGGQPGDPGFDVGKHSAPLLRRMGEELAQVIEERLDLGPGGQQLARVWGHGIVGMMHAAGDWWLGERPCSRAELVRSLADLLWGRLAAAGDRMGGPGF from the coding sequence ATGGACACCACGCAGCGGACCGACCAGCAACGGTCCGCCGACCGCCGACGGCGTGAGCTGCTGGAAGCCGCCGACCGAGTGGTGCTGCGCGACGGTCCGCAGGCCTCGATGAACGCGATCGCCGCGGAAGCCGGTATCACCAAGCCGATTCTGTACCGGCACTTCGGCGACAAGGGCGGACTTTACGCGGCCCTTGCCAAGCGGCACACCGACGCGCTGCTGGATTCCCTGCGGGCGGCGCTGGACGCGCCGGCGGAGAGGCGGGAGCGGGTCGAGGCGACGCTGGACACGTACCTCGCGGCGATCGAGGCGCGGCCCCAGGTGTACCGGTTCCTGATGCATCCGGCGGAGGGCGGCCAGCCGGGGGATCCTGGGTTCGATGTCGGCAAGCACAGTGCGCCGTTGTTGCGGCGGATGGGCGAGGAACTCGCGCAGGTCATCGAGGAGCGGCTGGACCTCGGGCCGGGTGGACAGCAGCTGGCGCGGGTGTGGGGGCATGGGATCGTCGGCATGATGCATGCGGCAGGGGACTGGTGGCTGGGGGAACGGCCTTGTTCTCGTGCCGAGTTGGTGCGCAGTCTCGCTGATCTGTTGTGGGGACGCCTTGCGGCTGCGGGGGATCGGATGGGTGGGCCGGGGTTTTGA
- the def gene encoding peptide deformylase, giving the protein MRNSSIPGAHGHVRPLTLHGDPLLHTPCAEVTDFGPELARLVEDLFATMYAAQGVGLAANQIGEPLRVFVYDCPDDEDVRHLGHVVNPCLVEADGVVIRGPEGCLSLPGLEAGTERYDHAVVEGFTMTGDPVTVHGSGFFARCLQHEYDHLEGRIYADHLKGWRHRRLMRQVARASWGT; this is encoded by the coding sequence ATGCGAAACAGCTCCATCCCCGGCGCCCACGGCCACGTGAGACCCCTCACCCTGCACGGCGACCCCCTCCTGCACACACCCTGCGCTGAGGTCACCGACTTCGGCCCCGAACTGGCCCGCCTCGTCGAGGACTTGTTCGCGACCATGTACGCCGCCCAGGGCGTCGGCCTCGCCGCCAACCAGATCGGCGAGCCGCTGCGGGTCTTCGTCTACGACTGCCCCGACGACGAGGACGTCCGGCACCTGGGCCACGTGGTCAACCCGTGCCTGGTCGAGGCGGACGGAGTGGTGATCCGGGGCCCGGAGGGCTGTCTGTCCCTACCGGGCCTGGAAGCGGGCACGGAGCGTTACGACCACGCGGTGGTCGAGGGCTTCACGATGACCGGCGACCCGGTCACGGTGCACGGCTCGGGCTTCTTCGCCCGCTGCCTGCAGCACGAGTACGACCACTTGGAGGGCCGCATCTACGCGGACCACCTCAAGGGCTGGCGCCACCGCAGACTGATGCGGCAAGTGGCTCGGGCCTCTTGGGGTACGTGA
- a CDS encoding MurT ligase domain-containing protein, protein MAGNSDPLSPRAKLAVTAGKAVAAASRAAGRGSGSVIGGRVALKLDPDLLARLAQNLDVILVSATNGKTTTTRLIAEALRAAGPVVSNALGANMPAGITSALAGSSDARYGVIEVDEKYLAGVARDTAPKCIALLNLSRDQLDRAAETRMLAENWREGLAGSKAVVVANCDDPLVVWAASSSPNVIWVAAGQMWKDDAWSCPSCGGVMQRPGDDWFCGECGFRRPTPSWALSVDHVLDPHGSAWPIHLQLPGRANKANAASSAAVAAVFGVPPQVALERMYQVQAVAGRYDVVQFQGRDLRLLLAKNPAGWLETFSLIDPPPAPVILSVNARGADGTDTSWLWDVDYTRLTGHPICVVGDRRLDLAVRLEVADQHFQVYENLDQAVAACPPGRIEVIANYTAFQDLRRRVGN, encoded by the coding sequence ATGGCAGGCAACTCGGACCCGCTCTCGCCGCGGGCCAAGCTGGCCGTGACCGCGGGCAAGGCGGTCGCGGCGGCATCCCGCGCCGCGGGGCGCGGCAGCGGTTCGGTGATCGGCGGCCGGGTGGCGCTCAAGCTCGACCCCGACCTCCTCGCCCGGCTCGCCCAGAACCTGGACGTGATCCTGGTCTCCGCGACGAACGGCAAGACCACGACCACCCGGCTCATCGCCGAGGCCCTGCGCGCCGCGGGGCCGGTCGTCTCCAACGCGCTCGGCGCCAACATGCCGGCCGGGATCACCTCGGCGCTCGCGGGCAGCTCGGACGCCCGGTACGGCGTCATCGAGGTCGACGAGAAGTATCTCGCCGGCGTCGCCCGGGACACCGCCCCGAAGTGCATCGCACTGCTCAACCTCTCACGCGACCAGCTCGACCGCGCCGCCGAGACCCGCATGCTCGCCGAGAACTGGCGGGAGGGACTCGCCGGTTCCAAGGCCGTGGTCGTGGCCAACTGCGACGACCCGCTGGTGGTGTGGGCGGCGTCCTCCTCCCCCAATGTGATCTGGGTCGCGGCCGGGCAGATGTGGAAGGACGACGCCTGGTCCTGCCCGTCGTGCGGTGGCGTGATGCAGCGCCCGGGCGACGACTGGTTCTGCGGTGAGTGCGGTTTCCGCCGTCCGACGCCGAGCTGGGCGCTCTCCGTCGACCACGTCCTCGACCCGCACGGCTCGGCCTGGCCGATCCACCTCCAGCTGCCGGGCCGCGCCAACAAGGCCAACGCCGCCTCCTCGGCCGCCGTCGCCGCCGTGTTCGGGGTGCCGCCGCAGGTCGCGCTGGAGCGCATGTACCAGGTGCAGGCGGTGGCCGGGCGCTACGACGTCGTCCAGTTCCAGGGCCGTGACCTGCGACTGCTGCTCGCGAAGAACCCGGCCGGCTGGCTGGAGACGTTCTCCCTGATCGACCCGCCGCCCGCCCCGGTCATCCTCTCCGTGAACGCCCGTGGCGCCGACGGCACCGACACCTCCTGGCTGTGGGACGTCGACTACACGCGCCTGACGGGCCACCCGATCTGCGTCGTCGGCGACCGGCGGCTGGACCTCGCGGTGCGCCTGGAAGTCGCCGACCAGCACTTCCAGGTCTACGAGAACCTCGACCAGGCCGTGGCGGCGTGCCCGCCGGGCCGGATCGAGGTCATCGCGAACTACACGGCGTTCCAGGACCTGCGCCGCCGGGTCGGCAACTGA
- a CDS encoding type 1 glutamine amidotransferase yields MSDNQLRIVWIYPDLLSTYGDQGNVLVVQRRAQQRGLDVARLDVRSDQPIPTSGDIYLIGGGEDRPQRLAAERLRRDGGLTRAVENGAIVFSVCAGYQILGHEFINDLGQREPGLGLLDVVSVRGEGARCVGDVLGDIDPRLGLPPLTGFENHQGVTHLGPTARPLARVRFGNGNGTGDGTEGAFNDTVFGTYMHGPVLARNPLIADLLLKLALDVNALPPTDDRWYEALRNERIAAAQQPA; encoded by the coding sequence GTGAGCGACAACCAACTGCGCATCGTCTGGATCTATCCCGACCTGCTCAGCACCTACGGCGACCAGGGCAACGTCCTCGTCGTGCAGCGCCGGGCCCAGCAGCGCGGCCTGGACGTGGCGCGGCTGGACGTGCGCAGCGACCAGCCGATCCCGACCTCCGGCGACATCTACCTGATCGGCGGCGGCGAGGACCGTCCGCAGCGGCTCGCGGCCGAGCGGCTGCGCCGGGACGGCGGACTGACCCGGGCCGTGGAGAACGGCGCCATCGTGTTCTCGGTGTGCGCCGGCTACCAGATCCTCGGGCACGAGTTCATCAACGACCTCGGACAGCGCGAGCCCGGCCTCGGCCTGCTGGACGTGGTGTCGGTGCGCGGCGAGGGCGCGCGGTGCGTCGGTGACGTGCTGGGCGACATCGACCCGCGCCTCGGCCTGCCCCCGCTGACCGGCTTCGAGAACCACCAGGGCGTCACCCACCTCGGCCCCACCGCCCGCCCGCTCGCCCGGGTGCGCTTCGGCAACGGCAACGGCACGGGCGACGGCACGGAGGGCGCGTTCAACGACACCGTGTTCGGCACGTACATGCACGGCCCGGTGCTCGCGCGCAACCCGCTGATCGCGGACCTGCTGCTGAAGCTGGCGCTCGACGTCAACGCGCTGCCGCCGACGGACGACCGCTGGTACGAGGCACTTCGCAACGAGCGCATCGCGGCTGCTCAGCAGCCTGCCTAG
- a CDS encoding 6-phosphofructokinase yields MRIGVLTSGGDCPGLNAVIRSVVHRAVADHGDEVIGFRDGWKGLLECDYLKLDLDAVGGILARGGTILGSSRVRPEHLRDGVERAKGHVGELGLDAIIPIGGEGTLKAARLLSDNGLPIVGVPKTIDNDIAVTDVTFGFDTAVGVATEALDRLKTTAESHQRVLIVEVMGRHTGWIALHSGMAAGAHAIVVPERPFDVDELTRKVGERFEAGKRFAIVVAAEGAKPKSGTMEFDEGGKDIYGHERFAGIARQLSVELEGRLGKEARPVILGHVQRGGTPTAYDRVLATRFGWHAVEAVHRGEFGRMTALRGTDIVMVSLAEAVETLKTVPDERYAEAECVL; encoded by the coding sequence ATGCGCATTGGTGTCCTCACGTCCGGCGGCGACTGCCCCGGCCTGAACGCCGTCATCCGGTCCGTCGTGCACCGCGCCGTCGCCGACCACGGCGACGAGGTCATCGGCTTCCGGGACGGCTGGAAGGGCCTTCTGGAGTGCGACTACCTCAAGCTCGACCTCGACGCGGTGGGTGGCATCCTCGCCCGCGGCGGCACGATCCTCGGCTCCTCCCGGGTCCGTCCCGAGCACCTGCGGGACGGCGTGGAGCGGGCCAAGGGGCACGTCGGGGAACTCGGGCTCGACGCGATCATCCCCATCGGCGGCGAGGGCACGCTCAAGGCCGCCCGGCTGCTGTCCGACAACGGCCTGCCGATCGTCGGCGTGCCGAAGACCATCGACAACGACATCGCGGTCACGGACGTCACCTTCGGCTTCGACACGGCCGTGGGGGTGGCGACCGAGGCCCTCGACCGGCTGAAGACCACCGCCGAGTCCCACCAGCGCGTGCTGATCGTGGAGGTCATGGGCCGGCACACCGGCTGGATCGCGCTGCACTCCGGCATGGCGGCCGGCGCGCACGCCATCGTCGTCCCCGAGCGTCCCTTCGACGTCGACGAGCTGACCCGCAAGGTGGGTGAGCGGTTCGAGGCGGGCAAGCGCTTCGCCATCGTCGTCGCGGCGGAGGGGGCCAAGCCGAAGTCCGGGACCATGGAGTTCGACGAGGGCGGCAAGGACATCTACGGGCACGAGCGGTTCGCCGGGATCGCCCGTCAGCTGTCGGTGGAGCTGGAAGGGCGGCTGGGGAAGGAAGCCCGGCCGGTGATTCTCGGGCATGTGCAGCGGGGTGGGACTCCGACCGCCTATGACCGGGTGCTCGCCACGCGGTTCGGATGGCATGCGGTGGAGGCCGTGCACCGGGGCGAGTTCGGGCGGATGACCGCGCTGCGCGGGACCGACATAGTGATGGTGTCGTTGGCCGAGGCCGTGGAGACGCTGAAGACGGTGCCGGATGAGCGGTACGCCGAGGCGGAGTGCGTCCTCTGA
- a CDS encoding cytochrome c oxidase assembly protein, with the protein MDHSGHGTTMDLPPFTLGRGLEWSADPFFLIACLAGLALYGWGVVRLVRRGDKWPVGRTVAFVIGVLSIVLMMCTQLNDYGMVMFSVHMVQHMVISMVSPILILLGAPLTLALRALPTAGRGRKGPRELLLMFLHSRYMRIVTHPAFTIPLFIASLYGLYFTPLFDFLMGSKTGHIAMMVHFLAVGLVFFWPIMGVDPGPHRPGYLMRMLELFAGMPFHAFFGIALMMASEPMVEAFKNPPASLGIEALSDQNAAGGIAWAFSEIPSVLVLVALLFQWYASDQRQARREDRAADRDGGKELEAYNAYLSSLHARGN; encoded by the coding sequence ATGGATCACAGCGGGCACGGCACGACCATGGATCTGCCGCCGTTCACGCTGGGACGAGGGCTGGAGTGGTCGGCCGACCCGTTCTTCCTCATCGCCTGCCTGGCCGGGCTGGCGCTGTACGGGTGGGGTGTCGTGCGGCTGGTGCGACGCGGCGACAAGTGGCCGGTGGGGCGGACGGTCGCCTTCGTCATCGGCGTGCTGAGCATCGTGCTCATGATGTGCACCCAGCTGAACGACTACGGCATGGTCATGTTCAGCGTGCACATGGTGCAGCACATGGTGATCAGCATGGTGTCGCCGATCCTGATCCTGCTCGGGGCGCCGCTCACGCTGGCGCTGCGCGCGCTGCCGACGGCGGGCCGGGGCCGTAAGGGACCCCGTGAGCTGCTGCTGATGTTCCTGCACAGCCGCTACATGCGGATCGTCACCCACCCGGCGTTCACGATCCCGCTGTTCATCGCGAGCCTGTACGGGCTGTACTTCACGCCGCTGTTCGACTTCCTGATGGGCTCCAAGACGGGGCACATCGCGATGATGGTGCACTTCCTCGCCGTCGGCCTGGTGTTCTTCTGGCCGATCATGGGCGTGGACCCGGGCCCGCACCGGCCGGGCTACCTGATGCGGATGCTGGAGCTGTTCGCGGGCATGCCGTTCCACGCGTTCTTCGGGATCGCGCTGATGATGGCGTCCGAGCCGATGGTCGAGGCGTTCAAGAACCCGCCCGCCTCGCTCGGCATCGAGGCGCTGTCCGACCAGAACGCGGCGGGCGGCATCGCCTGGGCGTTCAGCGAGATCCCGTCCGTACTGGTGCTGGTCGCGCTGCTGTTCCAGTGGTACGCCTCGGACCAGCGGCAGGCCAGGCGCGAGGACCGGGCCGCCGACCGTGACGGGGGCAAGGAACTCGAGGCGTACAACGCCTATTTGAGCTCGCTGCACGCACGCGGGAACTGA